In Gimesia benthica, a single window of DNA contains:
- a CDS encoding heavy metal-binding domain-containing protein translates to MTSSSTNDQPQNSPDTKPHPEGKSARWWLRKILPTALFLAVGLLLIVLVGLAQRVGWIQSGTSTTASTSDGGKETTYTCPMHPQIRQPKPGRCPICGMELVPAAKKGPTLMSWR, encoded by the coding sequence ATGACTTCATCTTCAACTAATGATCAACCGCAGAACTCACCAGACACAAAACCGCACCCCGAAGGCAAATCTGCCCGCTGGTGGTTGAGAAAAATACTGCCGACCGCCCTGTTTCTGGCGGTGGGACTGTTACTGATTGTACTGGTGGGCCTGGCACAGAGAGTCGGCTGGATCCAGTCGGGCACATCGACCACTGCGTCGACCAGTGACGGTGGTAAGGAAACGACATATACCTGTCCCATGCACCCCCAGATCCGCCAGCCCAAACCGGGACGCTGTCCCATTTGTGGGATGGAACTGGTGCCGGCGGCGAAGAAGGGGCCAACATTGATGAGCTGGCGGTGA
- a CDS encoding efflux RND transporter periplasmic adaptor subunit: MWDGTGAGGEEGANIDELAVTIEPAQRRLANIQTAEVKTQAVNSTIETIGSIEIDESRQATIAAYIDGRIEKLFADYTGIEVDKGDHLAIVYSPELYAAQIELLEARKALKKMSSAALGVVREAQEKLVANSRQKLVELGMTEEQIQQLLASGKAESRLTIYAPMGGTVTEKLAEEGKYIKAGEPIYRIANLTTVWMMLELYPEDAARIRFGQQVDAELQSLPGKTLKGRVVFIDPTVNPQRRTVGVRVEFSNEHGQLRPGDYAKAQITVPIGPQGAVYDAELAGKWISPMHPQVIRDQPGDCPICGMKLVPTSRFGYSQEPVKQKEALTVPRSAVLMAGDHSVVYVETKPGRFELRNVTLGPMLGDTAVILDGVKPGEQVATSGNFLIDSQMQLSGKPSLIDPTKYQPDKKSKEKKGPLKFDSFQIEKLAGETGTQLEKLYAAYFKIQKQFAGDQPVKEAEATNLQKLAAQLAQAAKLSPTVRQELQQIAENAAHLHHLSLKEARQKFKPISHAVVKLATQVRGATAKEAYQHFYCPMVPEGGGDWLQPDLKLVNPYFGSQMLRCGELVETFAPTGKADKKSEQPTAGGTKPNQQPNSDQGGK, translated from the coding sequence TTGTGGGATGGAACTGGTGCCGGCGGCGAAGAAGGGGCCAACATTGATGAGCTGGCGGTGACGATAGAACCGGCACAGCGTCGCCTGGCCAATATACAGACGGCGGAAGTGAAGACGCAGGCAGTCAACTCTACGATTGAAACCATCGGTTCAATTGAAATCGATGAGAGCCGGCAAGCGACAATCGCCGCTTATATTGATGGACGGATCGAAAAACTGTTCGCCGATTATACCGGCATCGAAGTAGATAAGGGGGACCACCTGGCGATTGTCTACAGCCCCGAATTGTATGCAGCGCAGATCGAATTGCTGGAAGCCCGTAAGGCGCTCAAGAAAATGAGTTCCGCAGCGTTGGGCGTGGTGCGCGAGGCACAGGAAAAACTGGTCGCGAACTCCAGGCAGAAACTGGTGGAACTGGGGATGACAGAGGAGCAGATCCAGCAACTGCTCGCTTCCGGTAAGGCTGAGTCGCGGTTAACAATTTATGCCCCGATGGGGGGAACCGTCACGGAAAAACTGGCCGAAGAAGGGAAGTACATCAAAGCGGGGGAGCCCATTTATCGGATCGCCAATCTGACGACGGTCTGGATGATGCTGGAACTCTATCCCGAAGATGCCGCCCGCATCCGCTTTGGTCAGCAGGTCGATGCCGAGCTGCAGTCGTTACCCGGTAAAACCCTCAAGGGGCGTGTCGTATTTATCGATCCGACAGTGAATCCCCAGCGACGAACTGTTGGTGTGCGGGTGGAATTCAGTAACGAGCATGGACAGCTCCGACCCGGCGATTATGCCAAGGCACAGATCACAGTTCCCATTGGTCCCCAGGGAGCCGTTTACGATGCGGAGCTGGCAGGGAAGTGGATCAGTCCGATGCACCCCCAGGTGATCCGGGATCAGCCGGGGGACTGTCCCATCTGTGGGATGAAGCTGGTACCCACTTCGCGGTTTGGTTACAGCCAGGAGCCTGTTAAGCAGAAAGAGGCACTGACTGTGCCCCGGTCCGCGGTGCTGATGGCTGGCGATCACAGTGTCGTGTATGTGGAAACAAAACCGGGCCGATTTGAACTCCGAAATGTGACACTCGGCCCGATGCTGGGGGATACCGCGGTGATTCTGGACGGCGTCAAACCGGGAGAGCAGGTCGCTACGTCGGGTAATTTCCTGATCGATTCCCAGATGCAGCTTTCGGGTAAGCCGAGCCTGATTGATCCAACGAAATATCAGCCGGATAAAAAATCAAAAGAGAAAAAAGGACCATTGAAGTTTGATTCATTTCAGATTGAGAAGCTCGCAGGAGAGACCGGTACGCAGTTAGAAAAACTGTATGCGGCTTATTTCAAGATCCAGAAACAGTTTGCCGGTGATCAACCCGTGAAAGAAGCGGAGGCGACTAACTTACAGAAACTGGCTGCTCAACTGGCCCAGGCTGCTAAGCTCAGTCCAACCGTCAGACAGGAACTGCAACAGATCGCTGAGAACGCGGCGCATCTGCATCATCTTTCGCTGAAAGAGGCCCGACAGAAATTCAAGCCGATCAGTCATGCGGTGGTGAAACTGGCAACGCAGGTACGAGGTGCGACAGCGAAAGAGGCGTATCAGCACTTCTACTGTCCCATGGTTCCCGAGGGGGGCGGGGACTGGTTGCAGCCGGATCTCAAACTGGTGAATCCCTATTTCGGCAGCCAGATGTTGCGCTGTGGAGAACTGGTGGAGACATTCGCTCCGACCGGGAAAGCGGATAAGAAATCGGAGCAACCCACTGCCGGAGGAACGAAACCGAATCAGCAACCGAATTCTGATCAGGGAGGGAAGTAA
- a CDS encoding efflux RND transporter permease subunit: MLRALIRFSIREPLIMFCVTAVLVGFGWMSVRDVPIDAIPNIGENQVIIFTAWPGRSPKDVEDQVTYPLSVSMLAVPDAESVRGKSLFGYSFVQVTFKDSTDFYWARSRVAEQLGTAAALLPEGVVPTLGPDATGLGQVLYYTLEPPPGMNLAELRSLQDFVVKYELQAVPGVSEVASVGGYVRQYQIEIDPDKLRFHNIPLNQVIDAVRKSNIDVGAKTVESGGMEFIIRGRGFIGAEQSTEKAVGDIEQTVVRSEEGVPIRIRDLGRVQLGPEFRRGAIDLNGVEAVGGVVVMRFGENPRKVIDRVKAKMAQIEPGLKGVNFKLVYDRTGLINETISTLTDALTQEVIITAVVILLFLLHLRASLVVAITLPIAVLMAFIAMNVFGIDANIMSLAGIAIAIGTMVDMGIVVSESIYDALAQWETEGRPGGKEQRLRVIYEAASEVAPAVVTAVMTTVVSFFPVFMLTGRDYKLFAPLAWTKTFSITAALIVAITLVPLLSRLFLNSNPRPWRQRLIVSVVFALVCGILTWSFGSDFLRWLPLSLPVLTLIAVGLAGISCFWLLGERLRPVDENPVARLIHYLYEPTLRFFMRHKYLFFAGPTLIVLLGLGSWIGMPTVLKPLEKGARALGVEPNEVPGWVEVKHLFPGLATNDWIALDEGSWFYMPTLYPAASFSQAMEVLQTQDALISEIPEVENVLGKIGRIESALDPAPAAMIETYVMLKPVDQWRPGVTTNDIWDQINAVATLPGVTPASPLQPIEGRVVMLQSGIKASMAIRIYGDSLDGLAQASIAVADHLKQISQVNAATVNPDIVLGKPYVEFDVSRETAARYGMSTAMVNEVIETALGGSNVTRTVEGRERYPIRVRYERNLREQIDELNRLPVVTQSGEIIPLSLLAEMKTTWGPGVINSEDARLVAYVSFSPSGQEGALETVDTVENSLRTAQQEGSLDLPAGYALQAIGSFQNQIEANQRLMWVVPLVIFTNLFIIYLQFRNLSIALTVFAGIPVAFAGGMIFLGWNQIEINTAVWVGFIALFGIAVDDGVVMATYLDQVFTRKRLNTSEDIRNAAVQAGLKRIRPCLMTTFTTIIALMPVIFSTGRGSDVAKAMAWPVVGGMTVELITLFVVPVLFVAYKEFKMNLGLDDPHWAGVED; this comes from the coding sequence ATGTTGCGTGCCCTGATTCGTTTCAGTATTCGTGAGCCGCTGATCATGTTCTGCGTGACCGCTGTTCTAGTCGGTTTTGGCTGGATGAGCGTCCGGGATGTGCCCATCGATGCAATTCCCAACATCGGTGAGAACCAGGTGATCATCTTTACGGCCTGGCCGGGTCGGTCTCCAAAAGATGTGGAAGACCAGGTGACGTACCCACTGTCGGTGTCGATGCTGGCAGTTCCCGACGCCGAGTCGGTGCGGGGGAAAAGTCTGTTCGGTTACAGCTTCGTGCAGGTTACCTTTAAAGACAGCACCGATTTCTATTGGGCCCGTTCGCGGGTCGCCGAACAATTGGGAACCGCGGCGGCTCTGTTGCCGGAGGGCGTGGTGCCGACTCTGGGACCGGATGCCACCGGGCTCGGGCAAGTGTTGTATTACACGCTCGAACCACCGCCGGGAATGAATCTTGCGGAGTTGCGGAGCCTGCAGGATTTTGTGGTCAAATACGAACTGCAGGCGGTGCCCGGCGTCAGTGAAGTTGCCAGTGTGGGTGGTTATGTACGGCAGTATCAGATTGAAATCGATCCGGATAAACTGCGGTTTCATAATATTCCCCTGAATCAGGTGATCGATGCCGTTCGTAAATCGAACATCGATGTGGGGGCGAAGACTGTGGAATCCGGAGGGATGGAATTCATTATCCGGGGACGCGGTTTTATTGGAGCCGAACAGAGCACCGAGAAGGCGGTTGGTGACATCGAACAAACGGTCGTTCGTTCTGAGGAGGGGGTTCCTATCCGCATTCGCGATCTGGGCCGGGTGCAACTGGGGCCGGAATTCCGCAGAGGCGCTATCGATTTAAATGGCGTCGAAGCTGTGGGGGGCGTCGTCGTGATGCGGTTCGGCGAAAATCCCCGCAAAGTGATTGATCGCGTCAAAGCCAAGATGGCCCAGATCGAACCGGGGCTGAAGGGCGTTAATTTCAAACTGGTTTACGATCGTACCGGCCTGATTAACGAAACGATTTCGACATTGACTGACGCGTTGACACAGGAAGTAATCATCACTGCAGTGGTGATTCTGCTGTTCCTGTTGCATCTGCGGGCCAGCCTGGTGGTGGCGATCACACTCCCCATTGCCGTTTTGATGGCGTTTATCGCGATGAATGTGTTTGGCATTGATGCAAATATCATGTCATTAGCGGGGATCGCGATCGCGATTGGGACCATGGTGGATATGGGGATTGTGGTTTCCGAATCGATCTACGATGCGCTGGCCCAGTGGGAAACGGAAGGGCGTCCCGGCGGCAAGGAACAGCGGCTACGTGTGATTTATGAAGCGGCGTCCGAAGTCGCCCCGGCGGTCGTGACGGCGGTGATGACCACGGTTGTCAGTTTCTTTCCCGTCTTCATGCTGACCGGACGTGATTACAAATTGTTTGCGCCGCTGGCCTGGACGAAAACCTTCTCTATTACCGCGGCCCTGATTGTGGCGATCACACTCGTTCCCCTCTTGAGTCGACTGTTTCTGAATTCGAATCCCAGGCCCTGGAGACAGCGTCTGATTGTATCGGTCGTGTTCGCACTGGTCTGTGGAATCCTGACCTGGTCTTTCGGTTCAGATTTCCTGCGGTGGTTGCCATTGAGTTTACCGGTACTGACGCTGATTGCAGTGGGGCTGGCGGGAATCAGCTGTTTCTGGCTGCTGGGAGAACGCTTGCGTCCTGTCGATGAAAACCCGGTTGCGCGGCTGATTCATTATTTATACGAACCCACGCTCCGCTTTTTCATGCGGCACAAGTATCTGTTCTTCGCTGGCCCCACACTGATCGTGCTGCTCGGTCTGGGAAGCTGGATTGGTATGCCCACAGTGCTGAAGCCTCTCGAAAAAGGAGCCCGGGCTCTGGGGGTCGAGCCCAATGAAGTGCCCGGCTGGGTGGAGGTGAAGCACCTGTTTCCCGGACTGGCAACAAACGACTGGATTGCCCTCGATGAAGGGAGCTGGTTCTATATGCCGACGCTCTATCCTGCAGCCAGCTTTTCCCAGGCGATGGAAGTGCTGCAGACACAGGATGCGTTAATCAGTGAGATTCCCGAGGTTGAAAACGTGCTGGGGAAGATCGGCCGGATTGAGTCGGCCCTCGATCCCGCACCTGCGGCCATGATTGAAACATACGTCATGCTTAAGCCCGTCGATCAGTGGCGGCCCGGTGTGACTACCAACGATATCTGGGATCAGATCAACGCGGTCGCGACACTGCCCGGCGTGACACCCGCGTCTCCACTACAGCCGATCGAAGGACGCGTAGTGATGTTGCAGAGCGGGATCAAGGCTTCCATGGCCATCCGAATTTACGGCGACAGCCTGGATGGACTCGCGCAAGCTTCGATCGCCGTGGCCGATCATCTCAAACAGATTTCCCAGGTCAATGCCGCAACTGTGAATCCGGATATTGTGCTCGGCAAACCTTATGTTGAATTTGATGTGAGTCGGGAGACTGCAGCCCGATACGGGATGTCGACCGCGATGGTGAATGAGGTAATTGAAACGGCGCTGGGGGGATCAAACGTGACGCGGACCGTCGAGGGCCGCGAGCGCTATCCGATCCGTGTTCGCTATGAGCGAAATCTACGGGAACAGATTGACGAACTGAATCGACTGCCCGTGGTCACACAATCGGGAGAGATCATTCCGCTTTCGTTGCTGGCAGAGATGAAAACCACCTGGGGGCCCGGCGTGATTAACAGCGAAGACGCGCGGCTGGTGGCTTACGTCTCTTTCTCTCCTTCGGGGCAGGAAGGGGCTCTGGAAACCGTGGATACCGTTGAAAACAGCCTGCGGACTGCACAGCAGGAAGGTTCGCTGGATCTGCCGGCAGGTTACGCACTGCAGGCGATCGGATCGTTTCAGAACCAGATCGAAGCCAACCAAAGGTTGATGTGGGTAGTGCCCCTGGTGATCTTCACCAACCTGTTTATTATCTATCTGCAGTTCCGCAATCTGTCGATCGCGCTGACCGTGTTTGCCGGGATTCCGGTCGCGTTTGCCGGCGGTATGATCTTCCTGGGCTGGAACCAGATCGAAATTAACACGGCGGTCTGGGTTGGCTTTATTGCTTTGTTTGGTATTGCCGTTGATGATGGCGTGGTGATGGCAACGTATCTCGATCAGGTATTCACCCGGAAGCGACTCAATACCAGCGAGGATATTCGCAATGCGGCAGTGCAGGCAGGGCTTAAGCGGATTCGCCCCTGTCTGATGACAACGTTTACCACGATTATTGCGCTGATGCCCGTGATCTTTTCGACCGGTCGCGGTTCCGATGTGGCCAAGGCGATGGCCTGGCCGGTGGTCGGCGGGATGACTGTCGAACTGATTACGCTGTTCGTGGTGCCCGTGCTGTTTGTGGCTTACAAGGAATTCAAGATGAACCTGGGACTCGATGATCCTCACTGGGCGGGTGTGGAAGATTAG
- a CDS encoding HEAT repeat domain-containing protein → MNCVNSVTEVKLPFLNSLLLAFTGWLVLTLIFCRPLTKGTRRFYYFGIPFLILGVLMFVPLGMGVPIILCWIIYLPYQILQFFSTRQERIFKNLLPLSVNTLALLLSLTLIFVTTAWANTTPELIKSLGGISPFYPATVHQQITRLSQRGPEVVTPLSDTLAANFERYEQVSAYPTARMAYCLREIGGPQAEATLQDIIEHRMKFKDSSSAKWEAAICCLYAECAGERAVPVLTDLLNQAERSQNHFQKQVALIALARTRDQAAIETVLNHVPFLQEDLQADLTSRWSAAMISLTLQALAEGQASQDLIQSPVYHRLMLGLRPELKSESGIVWNQKWDGDLDPESLKTHWSAILNRKD, encoded by the coding sequence ATGAATTGCGTGAACAGTGTCACCGAGGTAAAGCTGCCCTTTCTGAACTCTCTGCTCCTCGCTTTTACCGGCTGGCTGGTTCTCACCCTGATTTTCTGTCGCCCGCTGACGAAAGGGACCAGGCGGTTTTATTATTTCGGAATCCCCTTCTTAATACTGGGAGTTCTGATGTTCGTTCCCCTGGGAATGGGTGTGCCCATCATTCTCTGCTGGATCATCTACCTGCCGTATCAGATTCTGCAGTTCTTCTCGACCAGACAGGAACGCATTTTCAAAAATCTGCTCCCCCTAAGCGTCAATACCCTCGCACTGCTTCTCTCGTTAACTCTGATCTTCGTCACCACAGCCTGGGCCAATACCACACCGGAACTGATCAAATCGCTGGGCGGTATTTCCCCCTTCTATCCAGCTACTGTCCACCAGCAAATCACACGCCTGTCCCAACGCGGCCCAGAAGTCGTTACTCCTCTGAGCGATACCCTGGCTGCAAACTTCGAACGCTATGAACAGGTCAGCGCTTACCCAACCGCACGCATGGCCTATTGCCTCAGGGAGATCGGCGGTCCCCAGGCGGAAGCAACACTACAGGACATCATTGAACACCGCATGAAGTTCAAGGACAGTTCCAGTGCGAAATGGGAAGCCGCGATCTGTTGTCTGTACGCTGAATGTGCCGGTGAGCGAGCTGTTCCAGTTCTCACGGATCTACTCAATCAGGCGGAACGCAGTCAGAACCATTTCCAGAAACAAGTCGCCCTGATCGCGCTGGCTCGCACGCGGGATCAGGCCGCCATCGAAACGGTTCTAAATCACGTCCCCTTTTTACAGGAAGATCTGCAGGCTGATCTCACCAGCCGCTGGAGTGCTGCGATGATCAGCCTCACCCTGCAGGCACTCGCCGAAGGACAAGCCAGCCAGGACCTGATCCAGAGCCCCGTCTACCATCGCCTGATGCTGGGACTGCGACCGGAGCTTAAGTCCGAATCCGGCATTGTCTGGAATCAGAAATGGGATGGCGATCTGGACCCGGAGTCACTCAAAACGCACTGGTCAGCGATACTCAATCGTAAAGATTGA
- a CDS encoding MarR family winged helix-turn-helix transcriptional regulator, translating to MNIKPTQLQQELKKKQAFQSPEIEAILNILRTSDQLQNRLGKMFREYGLTSSQYNVLRILRGEGKPLPSLEIASRMVQVVPAITGLIDRLEKQGLVRRKRCQKDRRVVYVEITSEGKDLLDEMDAPLSALHEELLGHLAEDELHELNRLLVKARQNCCVGARISG from the coding sequence ATGAATATAAAACCCACACAACTGCAACAGGAATTGAAGAAGAAGCAGGCATTTCAGTCCCCTGAAATCGAGGCGATTCTGAACATATTGCGTACCAGCGATCAGCTTCAGAATCGTCTCGGTAAGATGTTTCGGGAGTACGGGTTAACTTCATCACAGTATAATGTATTGCGGATTCTTCGGGGCGAGGGGAAACCATTGCCCAGTCTGGAAATCGCCAGCCGCATGGTTCAGGTCGTACCTGCGATTACCGGGCTGATTGACCGCCTGGAGAAACAGGGACTGGTACGGCGGAAACGCTGCCAGAAAGACCGACGGGTGGTTTACGTGGAGATCACATCAGAAGGAAAAGATCTGCTGGATGAGATGGATGCACCTTTAAGTGCGCTGCATGAGGAACTGTTAGGGCATCTGGCTGAAGATGAACTGCATGAATTGAATCGGCTGCTGGTCAAAGCGCGACAGAACTGTTGTGTTGGTGCCAGGATTTCGGGTTGA
- a CDS encoding pirin family protein — protein MIRVRKAEERGHADHGWLDTYHTFSFAGYQDPEHVHFRTLRVMNEDVVQPGQGFGTHPHRDMEIVTYVLEGALEHKDSMGNGEVLRAGEFQRMSAGTGITHSEFNPSATEPVHLYQIWLFPESKGIEPSYEQKQFPVSEQQNQLRLVASPEAEAGSLRIHQDARVYLSQIEAEQTVTYELAEGRHAWLQVLRGSVLLNDVALDVSDGAAVSDTRNLKIQATDDAEIMLFDLN, from the coding sequence ATGATTCGTGTACGCAAGGCTGAGGAACGGGGCCATGCCGATCATGGCTGGCTCGATACTTATCACACTTTTTCGTTCGCTGGTTACCAGGATCCGGAGCACGTTCACTTTCGTACGTTGCGGGTCATGAATGAAGATGTGGTCCAACCGGGGCAGGGCTTCGGGACTCATCCCCACCGGGACATGGAGATTGTGACTTACGTTCTGGAAGGTGCTCTCGAACATAAGGATTCGATGGGCAACGGTGAAGTCCTGCGGGCCGGCGAGTTCCAAAGGATGTCGGCGGGGACCGGGATTACTCACAGTGAGTTCAACCCGTCCGCAACTGAGCCGGTGCACCTGTACCAGATCTGGTTGTTCCCGGAAAGTAAGGGGATCGAGCCCAGTTATGAACAGAAACAATTTCCCGTGAGTGAGCAACAGAATCAGCTGCGGCTGGTGGCTTCGCCCGAGGCAGAAGCTGGTTCATTACGGATTCACCAGGACGCGCGAGTTTATCTCTCGCAGATTGAAGCAGAGCAAACCGTTACCTACGAACTGGCTGAAGGACGGCATGCCTGGTTGCAGGTTCTGAGGGGAAGTGTGCTGTTGAACGATGTTGCTCTGGATGTGAGCGACGGTGCCGCCGTGAGTGATACTCGAAACTTGAAGATCCAGGCAACCGACGATGCCGAGATCATGCTGTTTGATCTGAATTAA
- a CDS encoding DoxX family protein has translation MSQNPLAGLASLAGRIMIATIFLMSAVGNKIPQFNNVAGYMASEGVPAPQIMLAGAIVFLIAGSLSVILGFKTRIGAGLLLVFLVLATYFFHDFWTLEDAQAQQAQMIQFMKNLALMGTMLFLMANGPGQMSLDQRKKSRG, from the coding sequence ATGTCTCAAAATCCACTGGCAGGACTGGCGAGCTTAGCAGGCCGAATCATGATCGCGACCATTTTTCTGATGAGTGCTGTCGGAAACAAAATTCCACAGTTCAATAACGTGGCCGGCTACATGGCTTCGGAAGGAGTTCCGGCACCCCAAATCATGCTGGCGGGGGCGATCGTGTTTCTGATCGCCGGGAGTCTGTCTGTTATTCTTGGTTTCAAGACGCGCATTGGAGCCGGCCTGCTACTGGTGTTCCTGGTACTGGCTACTTACTTTTTCCATGACTTCTGGACACTGGAAGATGCCCAGGCACAGCAGGCTCAAATGATTCAGTTCATGAAGAACCTGGCATTGATGGGGACGATGCTGTTCCTGATGGCTAACGGCCCGGGGCAGATGAGTCTTGATCAGCGCAAGAAGTCACGGGGATAG
- a CDS encoding NADPH-dependent FMN reductase encodes MASPKILAFAGSTRQNSHNQRVLEVAVAGARAAGAEVTVVNLKHYPLPLFNEDLERSTGEPDAAAKLKQLFFEHDGLLIASPEYNSSITPLLKNTIDWVSRKVGDETPLQAYRGKVAALVSASPGALGGLRGLVHVRSILGNIGVVVLPEQVAVSKAHEAFDENGQLKDENQQKSVSGVGAKLAEMLQKLAD; translated from the coding sequence ATGGCGTCACCTAAAATTCTAGCCTTTGCAGGCAGTACCAGACAGAATTCTCATAACCAGCGTGTGCTCGAAGTCGCAGTGGCGGGGGCCCGGGCAGCAGGGGCGGAAGTGACAGTGGTCAATCTAAAGCATTATCCATTGCCTCTGTTTAATGAAGACCTGGAACGGAGTACGGGTGAACCCGATGCCGCTGCAAAACTGAAGCAGCTGTTCTTCGAGCACGATGGTCTGTTGATTGCATCACCTGAATACAACAGCTCAATTACGCCACTGTTGAAGAATACAATCGACTGGGTTTCACGGAAAGTCGGCGATGAAACGCCACTCCAGGCTTATCGGGGTAAGGTAGCCGCACTGGTATCGGCCTCACCGGGAGCCCTGGGAGGCCTGCGGGGACTGGTCCACGTCCGCTCGATTCTGGGAAACATCGGCGTGGTGGTTCTGCCGGAACAGGTCGCGGTTTCCAAGGCCCACGAAGCCTTCGATGAAAACGGGCAGCTCAAAGATGAAAATCAGCAGAAGTCTGTAAGTGGAGTCGGAGCAAAACTGGCTGAGATGCTGCAGAAGCTGGCAGATTGA
- a CDS encoding putative bifunctional diguanylate cyclase/phosphodiesterase encodes MTDLNSELSYLQAFRDAVDEAGIVAMTDVRGKILDVNENFCQISGYSREELLGQNHRILRSEQHTDEFFREMYRTIGQGNVWRGEICNKSKSGSLYWVNTTIVPLYDDQGKINGYLALRIDISEQKHLMQRMQHLAHHDPLTGLPNRVSILESIQRVIDRQPEKHYALLFMDFDRFKLINDSLGHDVGDKLLEAIAVRLRKSVRATDTIQAARLGGDEFVVLLENLKSPQDATRVAERLINTLSEPYNLGGYTIYSSASIGIVTSEHPVSSASEMLSNADLAMYEAKAEKLDRPVVFDRVLRDKAQRRLYVENELRDVLSRNELTLFYQPIIDLETEELRGVEALIRWFHPVGGMIPPDEFISVAEEMDMIIPIGNFVIDEACRQLADWRNRLGEHAPDNMHVNVSRKQLEHPTLISVVEQALQKHGLPAGCLHLEVTESMIMHDREASIATLNGLKKLGVKLDVDDFGTGYSSLSCLCDFPIDALKLDREFVKKSDRDREVTLIHALIILAEKLGLEVIAEGVENTEQLALLQDLGCCLGQGYYFSRPVSGQDLEESILVGLGTTSPVAKV; translated from the coding sequence TTGACAGATCTTAACTCCGAATTGAGTTATCTACAGGCATTTCGCGACGCCGTCGATGAGGCGGGGATCGTGGCGATGACCGATGTGCGGGGTAAGATCCTGGATGTCAACGAGAATTTCTGCCAGATCTCGGGCTACAGCCGCGAGGAACTGCTTGGTCAGAACCATCGTATCCTGCGATCCGAACAGCACACTGATGAATTCTTTCGTGAGATGTATCGGACCATCGGGCAGGGAAATGTCTGGCGGGGAGAGATCTGTAACAAATCCAAAAGCGGTTCGCTGTACTGGGTGAATACCACGATCGTGCCACTGTATGACGATCAGGGCAAGATCAATGGCTACCTTGCGCTGCGGATTGATATCAGCGAACAGAAACACCTGATGCAGCGGATGCAGCACCTGGCGCACCATGATCCCCTGACGGGACTGCCAAACCGCGTTTCGATTCTGGAATCGATCCAGCGAGTGATTGATCGTCAGCCGGAAAAACATTATGCGCTGCTCTTTATGGACTTTGATCGCTTTAAGCTGATCAACGACAGCCTGGGGCATGACGTCGGAGACAAACTGCTTGAAGCAATTGCAGTTCGCCTGCGGAAATCGGTACGAGCTACAGATACGATCCAGGCCGCCCGACTTGGCGGTGACGAATTTGTCGTTCTGCTGGAGAATCTGAAATCGCCTCAGGATGCGACCAGGGTTGCGGAGCGGCTGATCAACACCTTATCTGAACCGTACAATCTGGGCGGATATACAATTTACTCCAGCGCCAGTATCGGGATCGTGACCAGCGAGCATCCCGTAAGTTCTGCCAGCGAGATGCTGAGTAATGCGGATCTGGCGATGTATGAAGCGAAAGCGGAGAAGCTGGATCGGCCGGTTGTGTTCGACCGCGTACTGCGGGATAAGGCGCAACGGCGGCTCTATGTGGAAAATGAGCTCCGCGATGTGTTGTCACGCAATGAACTGACGCTCTTCTATCAGCCGATCATTGATCTGGAAACAGAGGAACTGCGGGGCGTCGAGGCGCTGATTCGCTGGTTCCATCCGGTGGGGGGCATGATTCCTCCCGATGAGTTTATTTCGGTCGCCGAAGAGATGGATATGATCATTCCCATTGGTAACTTCGTGATCGATGAAGCTTGTCGACAGCTGGCCGACTGGCGGAACCGCCTGGGCGAGCACGCACCAGATAATATGCATGTGAACGTCTCACGGAAACAGCTGGAACATCCGACTTTGATTTCCGTGGTTGAACAGGCCCTGCAGAAACATGGGCTGCCTGCAGGATGTCTGCACCTGGAAGTGACCGAAAGTATGATCATGCACGACCGGGAGGCCTCGATTGCCACCCTGAATGGCTTGAAAAAACTGGGAGTTAAACTGGACGTCGATGACTTCGGAACCGGGTACTCTTCACTGTCATGCCTGTGTGATTTTCCCATCGATGCCTTAAAGCTGGATCGGGAATTCGTCAAGAAATCGGACCGGGACCGTGAGGTCACCCTGATTCACGCACTGATCATCCTGGCCGAAAAGCTGGGGCTGGAAGTGATTGCAGAAGGGGTCGAAAATACCGAACAGCTGGCACTTCTGCAGGATCTGGGTTGCTGCCTGGGGCAGGGCTATTACTTCTCCAGGCCGGTTAGTGGCCAGGATCTGGAAGAATCCATTCTCGTGGGACTGGGGACAACTTCCCCGGTGGCGAAAGTCTGA